The genomic window ACGCACCTTGACTTGGCGGACAATCCAGATGAACAGCGGGGCGCCGAGGAGCGGGGTGATGATGCCGACGGCGAGTTCCTCGGGGCGGATGATAAGCCGGCCTACGGTATCGGCCACCGTCAACAGCACTCCTCCGGCCAGGGCCGAAGTGGGCACCAGCCAGCGGTTGTCGGGGCCCATGAGCAGCCGTATGACGTGCGGGACGATGAGGCCGACGAAGCTGACGGGCCCGGCTAGGGCCGTGGCGGTGCCGCACAGGATGACGGCGCCGACGGTAGCCAGCAGGCGGGTGCGCAGCACCTTAACGCCGAGCCCTGTGGCTACGTCGTCGCCGAGGGCCAAGGCATTCAGTCCGCCCGTGTGCATCACGACGATCAGCAGGCCCAGCACCAGCAGCGGGGCCGCTATTCCGAGCAGGTCCCACTGGGCGCCGCCCACGGAACCGATCTGCCAGAAGCGGAAGCGGTCCATGACGTCGGTGCGCGGCAGCAGGATGGCGCTGACCAGCCCGGAGCAGGCTGCCGCGGTGGCCGCCCCGGCCAGGGCGAGCTTGAGCGGGGTGGCCCCACCGCGCCCCAAGGAGCCGACCGCGTAGACGAAGACGGCCGCGGCAAAAGCGCCCACGATGGCCACCACCATGGTGCCGAGCGCGCTCGCCAACCCACCGAAGGCTATGCCGATGACGACGGCCAAGGACGCGCCGGACAAAACCCCGAAGATGCCCGGATCGGCCAGAGGATTGCGGGTGACAGCCTGCAGGGTGGTGCCGCTGACGGCAAGGGCCGCTCCCACCACTAGCGCCATGACTGTGCGCGGCAGGCGGGTATAGGCCACCGCCTGCTCCGAGGTGGCGGACAGGCCGCGGAGGGCGTCCAGGGCGTCGGCGACGCCGATGGAACGGGCCCCGAACATGACGGAGCTGACCGCCGCCGCGACGGCAGCGAGGATCAGCAGGGCGACAACAGCGGAGTTTTTAATCTTCAACGGCCTCGTTCAGAATTCGGAAGTAGTCATCGATGGTCTGGGGCAGGGCCAGCGGGGACTCGTTAGCGGCCGCTCCCAGCGGGCTGTCGGGCAGCAGGGCGATCCGGCCGTCGCGGACGGCCGGGATCTTCGACAGCAGCGGATCCTTCTGCATGTCCTCGATGGCCTTGGCGTCCTCGTCCGCGTTGCCGGAGGAGTAGGCGATGAGGAAGTCGACGTCCTCGAACTGCTCGGGGTTTTCGGCCGAGACTTCCTCCCAGAAGCTTTCGGTGTTCTCCGAGTGATCCTTGACGATCTGCGGGGCCTCGAAACCGTGGTCCACGAGGAAGCCCATGCGGGTATCCCTGGTGGTGAAGAAGCCGATCTTCGACTTGTCGGACGCGCCCCCGAAGGCGGTGAACAGCGGCTTGGTCCCCTGGAGCTGCGGGTACTTCTCGAGCGCGGCGTCGACCTGCGACTCCAGATCCTCCAGGAGCTTGCGCCCCTGGTCGGGCTTGCCAAGTGCCTGGGAGTTCAGGGTGACCATGTCCTTCAGCGAGGTCGCCCAGGGGATGTCGGGGTAGGCGACCACCGGGGCGATCTTGGACAGGGTGTCGTAGTCCTCCCGGGTCAGGCCGGAGTAGGCGGCCAGGATGACGTCCGGCTGGGTGTCGGCGACCTGCTCGAAGGGGATGCCGTCGGTCTCGTCGAAGAGCGCGGGCTGCTCGCCGCCGAGCTCGTCGATCTTGTCCTTGACCCAGGGCATCATGTCGTCGTTGTCGTCGTCGCCCCAGGTGACCTTGGCCATGCCGACGGGCACGATGCCGAGGGCGAGCGGGACCTCCTGGTTGGACCAGCCGACGGTGGCCACGCGCTGCGGAGCGTGCTCGATGGTGGTCTCGCCGAAGGCGTGGGTGACGGTGGTGGGGAACTGCGCCGCGTCGGCGTCGTTGGCCGCGCTATCCCCGGAGGCCGAGTGCGCTGACGAATCGCTGCCGGACTCATCCCCGCTGGAGCAGGCCACCAGCCCGAAGGACAGGCAGGCGGCAGTGGCGAGGGCTGCGGCGGTACGGCCGGGGTCGGTGAGGCCGCGGCGACGGGTGGCAGAGGGGAGATGAGAGTTGCTCATGGGCGGGAACCTCCTAGGTGGTGCTTGTTTAGGCTTACCTACTCTAGCGGCAGCGGGCGGGTGCGGTCTAGCCGCGCTAAAGTGCTCTATGTCACCGTCCGCGTGTGTGCGTTGGGAAGTTCACGGGAATATGGCGCTGACGTGCGAATATATTTGCCGCGGAGTACTCTAAGCCCGATGCGCAACCAATCAGAACCCCAGAAGCGACAGCCCAGGCGGGCCCTGCGCCGCCAGCCGAAGCCGCGGCAGACCGAGATCTCCGAGCTCCGCCGCCGCGTGGTCATGGTCGCACTGGCGCTGGGTGGATTCGGGATCGGCACCACGGAGTTCGTCTCCATGGGCCTGCTGCCGCTCATTGCGGACGACTTCGGCATCACCGAGGACCAGGCCGGCCACGCCATTTCGGCGTACGCGCTGGGCGTGGTGGTAGGCGCGCCGCTGATTACCGCGGTCACCGGCCGCACGCCGCGCCGCCGGCTGCTCATCCTGCTGATGATTGCCTTCACCCTGGGCAATGCCCTGTCCGTGGTGGCTGCCAACTACCCGCTGCTGCTGGCCGCCCGCTTCATCGCGGGCCTGCCGCACGGTGCGTATTTCTCCGTCGCCGGCCTGGCCGCGGCCTCGATGGCCCCGGCCGGCAAGCGCGGCAAGGCCGTGGCACTGGTGGGCATGGGCCTATCCGTGGCGACCGTGGCCGGCGTGCCCGCCGCCCAGGCGCTCGGCGTGGCGGCCGGCTGGCACGCGGCCTACCTCTTGGTCGCGCTCATCGGCGTGGCCACCCTGGTGGCCCTGTGGGTCCTCATGCCGCACATGACCCGCATGCCGGCCACGTCCGTGCGCACGGAGCTCGGCGCCTTCGGCCGCAGCCAGGTCTGGCTGACGCTGGCGATGGGCACCGTCGGCTTCGGCGGCATGTTCGCGGTCTATACCTATATCTCTTGGACCATGACCGAGCGCGCCGGCCTAGACCCGTCGCTCATCTGGTTGGTTCTCATGGCCTACGGCATAGGCAACGTGGCCGGCAACTATTTCGGCGGCACCCTGGCCGACCGCAACCTGGAAAAGGGCATCCTGTTCTCCCTGGTGCTGATCGCCGTCGTGCTCGTGGCCTTCTACTTCACCTCCCAGTCGCCGGTGCTAGGCGTGCTGAACTTCGGCATCATCGGCTTTTTCGGCTCCTCCCTGGTGCCCTCGCTGCAGATCCGGCTCATGGACGTTGCCGGCGATGCCCAAACGCTCGCCGCCGCGCTCAACCACTCCGCGCTCAACCTGGCCAACGCCTCCGGCGCTGCGCTGGGCGGGGCCGTGGTCGGCGCCGGCCTCGGCTATGCCAGCCCGGCTCTAGCCGGCGCCGGCCTAGCGCTAAGCGCCATCGTCATCTGGTTCATCACGCAGGCCGCCAAAGCCCGCGCTAAAAAGGCCAGCTAAAACCCGCGAGACCTCGTCGCTAAGGCTGTCGCGAAGGCTCGGGCCCGCTCCCCGCGGCCGGTGCCTACTTCTGCTCCCTATCCCACTGCCCGGAAGGAGGGAATTTTCATGTCCCGTCTCCACGTCCCGCCACCGGCGCTGCGCCGGCGCCCACGGCCGGTCCAAACCGATATCACCCCGGCCCGCCGGAAGGTGGTCATGCTCTCGCTGGCCCTGGGCGCGTTCGCCCTGGGCACCACCGAGTTTGCCGCGATGGGGCTGCTGCCGCTTATCGCCGGGGACTTAGGAGTGACGGAGGACCAGGCCTCCGCGGTGATTTCCGCCTACGCCCTGGGCGTTGTGCTCGGCGCGCCCGGCGTGGCCGCGCTGACGGCCCGGCAGCCGCGCCGGCGCCTGGTCATCGTCCTGCTGGCGGTGATCGTGGCCGGCAACGCCCTGTCCGTGATGGCCGGCTCCTTCCCGGTGCTGCTGGGGGCGCGCTTTCTAGCCGGCATCCCGCACGGGGCGTATTTCTCCGTAGCCATGCTGTCCACGGCGTCGATGTCCCCGCCCAAGGAGCGCGGCCGGGCGCTCGCCTTCGTGGTCACCGGCCTGACCGTGGCCACCATCTTCGGCGTGCCGGCCGCCCAGGCCGTGGGCGATGCCGTCGGTTGGAAGGCCGCCTTCGGGATCGTCGCCGGCCTGGCCGCGGTGGCCCTGGCCCTGCTGTGGGTGGTCATGCCGCACATGACGCTCATGCCAGCGACCTCCCTGCGCACTGAGTTCTCCGCCTTGGCCAACCGCCAGGTGTGGCTGACCCTGGCCATCGGCGTGGTGGGATTTGGCGGCATGTTCGCCGTCTACACCTACATCACCTGGGTGATGACCGAGCGCGCCGGGCTGGACGCGGGCTGGATGTGGCTCATCCTCATGCTTTTCGGCCTGGGCATGACCGCCGGCAACTGGCTGGGCGGCCGGCTGGCCGACTGGAACAACGAGCGCGGCTTGGTGCTCTGCGTCGGGCTGCTGTGCATCTCCCTGCTGGCCTTCTACTTCGCCTCCACCGCGGTGGTGCCGGCCATCGTGACGTTCATGTTCATCGGCGTCTTCGGCATGGCGCTCCAGCCGCCGCTGCAGGTGCGCCTGCTGGATGACGCGGGCAAGGCCCAGACCCTGGCCGCCGCGCTCAACCAGTCCGCGCTGAATACCGCCAACGCGGCCGGCGCCGCTCTGGGCGGGGCCGTGGTCGGCGCGGGGTGGGGCTACGGCTCCCCGGCGCTGGCAGGCGCGGTGCTCGCCGCCATTGCCGTGGGCATCTGGGCGCTCGCGCAGCGCGCGCGTTAAGCTTTGCAGCATGAGCTTTACCATCGCCACCGTCAACGTTAACGGCATCCGCGCGGCCTGCAAACAGCGCAACGAGAACAACCCGGGCATGAACGCCTGGCTGCAAGAAACCGACGCTGACGTAGTGCTGATGCAAGAGGTACGGGCATCGCAAGCCCAGGCCGAAAAGGCCCTGGCCCCGGCCTTGGAGACCGGCTGGCACCTGGCGATGGCCGAGTCCCTGGACCCAGGCACCAAAGGCCGAGCCGGGGTGGGCATTCTGTCCCGCACCCCGCTGCGCGACGT from Corynebacterium confusum includes these protein-coding regions:
- a CDS encoding iron-siderophore ABC transporter substrate-binding protein; amino-acid sequence: MSNSHLPSATRRRGLTDPGRTAAALATAACLSFGLVACSSGDESGSDSSAHSASGDSAANDADAAQFPTTVTHAFGETTIEHAPQRVATVGWSNQEVPLALGIVPVGMAKVTWGDDDNDDMMPWVKDKIDELGGEQPALFDETDGIPFEQVADTQPDVILAAYSGLTREDYDTLSKIAPVVAYPDIPWATSLKDMVTLNSQALGKPDQGRKLLEDLESQVDAALEKYPQLQGTKPLFTAFGGASDKSKIGFFTTRDTRMGFLVDHGFEAPQIVKDHSENTESFWEEVSAENPEQFEDVDFLIAYSSGNADEDAKAIEDMQKDPLLSKIPAVRDGRIALLPDSPLGAAANESPLALPQTIDDYFRILNEAVED
- a CDS encoding MFS transporter: MRNQSEPQKRQPRRALRRQPKPRQTEISELRRRVVMVALALGGFGIGTTEFVSMGLLPLIADDFGITEDQAGHAISAYALGVVVGAPLITAVTGRTPRRRLLILLMIAFTLGNALSVVAANYPLLLAARFIAGLPHGAYFSVAGLAAASMAPAGKRGKAVALVGMGLSVATVAGVPAAQALGVAAGWHAAYLLVALIGVATLVALWVLMPHMTRMPATSVRTELGAFGRSQVWLTLAMGTVGFGGMFAVYTYISWTMTERAGLDPSLIWLVLMAYGIGNVAGNYFGGTLADRNLEKGILFSLVLIAVVLVAFYFTSQSPVLGVLNFGIIGFFGSSLVPSLQIRLMDVAGDAQTLAAALNHSALNLANASGAALGGAVVGAGLGYASPALAGAGLALSAIVIWFITQAAKARAKKAS
- a CDS encoding MFS transporter, with the translated sequence MSRLHVPPPALRRRPRPVQTDITPARRKVVMLSLALGAFALGTTEFAAMGLLPLIAGDLGVTEDQASAVISAYALGVVLGAPGVAALTARQPRRRLVIVLLAVIVAGNALSVMAGSFPVLLGARFLAGIPHGAYFSVAMLSTASMSPPKERGRALAFVVTGLTVATIFGVPAAQAVGDAVGWKAAFGIVAGLAAVALALLWVVMPHMTLMPATSLRTEFSALANRQVWLTLAIGVVGFGGMFAVYTYITWVMTERAGLDAGWMWLILMLFGLGMTAGNWLGGRLADWNNERGLVLCVGLLCISLLAFYFASTAVVPAIVTFMFIGVFGMALQPPLQVRLLDDAGKAQTLAAALNQSALNTANAAGAALGGAVVGAGWGYGSPALAGAVLAAIAVGIWALAQRAR
- a CDS encoding FecCD family ABC transporter permease; translated protein: MKIKNSAVVALLILAAVAAAVSSVMFGARSIGVADALDALRGLSATSEQAVAYTRLPRTVMALVVGAALAVSGTTLQAVTRNPLADPGIFGVLSGASLAVVIGIAFGGLASALGTMVVAIVGAFAAAVFVYAVGSLGRGGATPLKLALAGAATAAACSGLVSAILLPRTDVMDRFRFWQIGSVGGAQWDLLGIAAPLLVLGLLIVVMHTGGLNALALGDDVATGLGVKVLRTRLLATVGAVILCGTATALAGPVSFVGLIVPHVIRLLMGPDNRWLVPTSALAGGVLLTVADTVGRLIIRPEELAVGIITPLLGAPLFIWIVRQVKVRELA